Genomic window (Acinonyx jubatus isolate Ajub_Pintada_27869175 chromosome B1, VMU_Ajub_asm_v1.0, whole genome shotgun sequence):
CGGGGCCCTGCttgggagggggcagctgggacTGGGGCTTTGTGGGGAAGTGGGGTCATTAGAGGTGTTTATGAGTGGATCGCACAAGTTGTCTGGTTTCCCACCGAAATGTGATAGTTCCCTGGGAGTTCATTAGCATCTATAGGCCAGAGCCTTCTAGAAAGTGGCTTCTTCTTCCCATCTGCCTCCTCCCAAGCTATGATGTGTTGGTGGCAATATAACAACATGGTtcagagcatgggctctggagtcagagtgCCTGGGTCCAGACTTTGCTGACTggtgctatgtgaccttgggctagttactgcacctctctgggcctcagtttgttcatctataaagtggggataaagACGGCATCTACCTCATAAAGACTGCTGCAAAGATGAAATGATATCATTCACATAAAGGGCTTTGAAGAATTCCTGGCACTTTATTGAGTAAGGACTCAGTAAACATtcgtcttcatttttttttaattatttttttaatgtttattttgaaaagagagagagacagagtgtgaaccagggaagggcagagtgagagggagacacagaatccaaagcaggcttcaggccctgagctgtcagcacagagcccaatgcaaggctcgaactcacgagccgcaagatcatggcctgagcttaagttggaggcttaaccgactgagccacccaggcgccctgctaaaCATTTGTCTTTGTGCTTACTTGTGCCACTTAACCCTGTCTGGCAGATTATCCCTCCTGAAGGACCCCTTGTCCTGCCCCAGGAATAAACAACTACTCCCTTGGGCAATGGGATCATGGAAACTCAATTTGGACTCTGCCAGTATTAGGACTTTGGGCACATCCTGAACCCCTCTGTCATGCTGTGCTCTTCATGGAGGGAGCCGGCACTGATGGCCCATCACCTCAGTCTTGGCCTCCAGGACCGCCGGACCTGGATCCCAACTCTCAATGGCCTTGCCTAAGCACCCCTGCACCTGGCGTGGGTCTGTCCACACTCTCGCAGGCCTCTGCCTGGGTTGGGAAGCAGTTGGCCCCCTCTCCCTTCTTGGGTTACTGCACCTGTGGCCTATGTTGAAACCCTCAGGCCTTCTCACCTTCCGGCGCCCTCCGTCCCATGCCGGGATTGTCTCCTCAGGCTGACACGATGCCAGAGGTATTGCTAAGCCCACGGCGCAGCAATCCAAAAGTCTACACTGActgagggacgcctggctggctcagtcggtaaagcacgtggctcttgatctcagggttgtgagttcaagccccacactgaggcTTACTTCAAAggcagagcttactttaaaaaaaaaaaaaaaaaaaagatataacaaagCCCACACTAACTGGATCTTGAACTTGGGGCAGGATAATCATCCCACCTGCTCCAACCTTGGGCCCAGCACAGTAGACCCCTCCTCTCAGCCATCTGCCTGTGTCATTCTCAGACTCCCTGCCCAGCCTTTTTTTGTGAAGTTTCTGGCTGCCTGGTTCACTTTCACTAGCTCCAAATCAGGCTTAGTAGACTAGGGCCTAGGGGCTAGGCTGGCTCTGTATGTGGGTGGGCTGACTGCTAAGGCACGGCCCAGGGTTCACATAAGCCCAGCAAGTCCCTGACCAGCTTCATTGTCTCCTCAGGACCCCAAGATGGTAGGGCCAGCAGCCTCCAGGACCCAGGGCTTCAGGATACACCTTGTTCGGCTCCTCTGGCATGCGTGGCTCAGTGCCAAAGCTGTACGCATGCAGCTGGAGAGGTGGGAGGGCCGGCCTGCCACTCCCGGCAAGTGCTGAGGTGAGCCTGTTGCCCCAGTGTGCCCCCAGCATCTTCCCAGTGGGGGCTCCCTCCTTACCTTCCTGTGCCCTGTCTTCAGATTGCCTCCGGAAGGGGAGCAGCATCAGGAGGAAGACTTAGCAGTCAGctctgagggaggagggtctgGCCCTGAGGCCCAGCTCAGCAAGGGCCTTGCCAAGCATCTGCTAAGTGGTTTGGGGGATCGACTATGCCGTCTGCTGCGGAGGGAGCGTGAAGCCCTGGCCTGGGCGCAGCGGGAAGGTGAGCAGGACCCGTGGGGCAGCCAGGAGCCCGAGAGGGCTGGATCCTGCGGTCACTGTGCTTTTACAAGGAGCAGGAGGTCTGCAGAGTGtgggccccttcctccccttAACGCTGTCTGTCCTGATAACGGCTCAAGGAGAGCTCCTGCACTGCTTTGCCCTTATTCTTGGCTTAGGCTTCTAGTTAACATGAGTTCTGAAGTTTCTGGCCTGGGTGAGGGATGTTGGGAGGGTGTGAAACCCGGTCCAGTCCAGCTGCCTAAGAGCTTCTGGGTTTGTTGGGGGAACAAGACTGAGAGCCAGGTATATGTACGAACTCTGGAAGGTGAGGGCCCTCCCTGCGTTTCGAGGCTAATGGGCCCTAAGAAAGCTAGTAGGGTCTGGGCTGATGTGAAGACACCAGTGGGGAGCCAGACATTCCGTGGGTCCCCCTGGCTTCAggctctccctcctgctccctctcacAACACtgcatgtgcatttgaaaatgtGTGCACACACCTGCAGCAAGGTCACAAGCCGGCTCCCTCCTATCCCAGAAAGTTcagctccctccccctttcctcagcCCATCTAGCCTGCCACTCCCTCAGCCTGGATTCCCAGCACTCCACATCAGCCAGCAGCCTGTCCTCCTCGGCTCACCCCAGCTTGCCCAGCCCCTCAGGCCTTGGCActttctgttccttctgtctggaatggccttctcctccctttctccctgatGAATGAACACTTACTCATCACTCTAGGGGCGCATTTTGTGAAGCTGCCCCCACCATCCCTACCCTCGTCTTTCTATCCCTTTCTCCTACTCCAGCGCCCACCCACCCCGTGGTGCCGTGGTCATTGCCCCGTCTATGGGCCCATCTCCCCTCTTGGAATGTGAGCGCTAGGAGGGCATCTCTGAGCCCTGACCAGCTCTGAGTCCCCAGCGCTCAGCCCCACACAGGACAAGGTGTCTGTTGCATGAGTAAATGAGCGTGTGCTCACTGGCGTCCTTCCACCTACTGCGGAGGGCTTAGTCAGAAACCCCAGGCGAAGGAAGGAGTGGCCGCCTAAGGTTTCCTCTTCTGGTGTACAGAGTCTCCTGCAGGAACGCCACCTccggagggagggaggtgggtgaaggAATGTGTTGGAAATGGTGTGGATTGGTAATTCAGGACTGATGGGGAAATCCTTGGGGCAGGAATTGGGGAGGTGAGGCCTGCACTCTCCCTGGGAGGGTTTTCTGGAGACGTGCTGTGGGGAGTTTCTTTACAGAGGCTGTCGAGTAGGTGGGGGTGTCTGCAAGGGGCCTGTCTCCCTTCCAGGGTGGCCCCACAGTGGAAGCTGCTCCTGCTCTTCTCCATCCCTGCCTGGAGGTCCTCAAAAGGGACCTATGGCTTGAGCCTCCTCTGACCCTGTTCTCTCCCGTGGTAAGCAGGCCAGGGGCCAACCAGGACAGAGGACAACCCAGGCATTCCACTCTGCTGCAGCAGCTGCCATCGTGGACTCTTCAACACCCACTGGAAATGCCCCCACTGCAGCCACCGGCTGTGTGTGGCCTGTGGTCGCATGGCAGGTGCTAGGAGGGCCAGGGACAAAGCAGGTAGGAAAGGAgctgggggctgagggtgggagggcagagacgGGGGCCTCCAAGGGCTGCTCTAAGGTGTGTGGCCATTTCTTGGCTGCCTCTCCCCAAGaaagcctccctccccagccccagcctcagccacCATGGCTCAATGCCCCTTAGAGCagacttttccctctccccagatCAGAGGGCCACGCCTGTGTCCTTGCCCACCCTTAAGAGAAGTCGAGTGCCTACTCTATGCCTCCCACTTTGCTCAGCTTGCATCTTTTTAAACCTTACAACATTGTGAGGTGGGTATTATTGCCTCAATTTTCCAGATAAGaaaaactcagagaggttaagtgacttgttcaaggtcacacagctagtaagtgttAGGTCCAGGATGCAGACTCACGTCTTCTAATCCCAAGTCTTACTCTTTTCATGGTTCTCAGATTTTTCTCCCTTGGCTCCACTCAGTCACCTGAGGACTTAAAATTTCCCAGTGTTCCAATAGAGATAGCCAAAAGGAGGTGCAGGGTCAGAAATGTTTCAGAACACCGTATTCTATGTGATCATCTTGGAGTCTGGCAATGCATATCATCATTTTAAAGGCTCTGCATTCTGCAAGCAAAGGATCCTATGTCACTCTTGAACCCAAGTTTCCTAGAAAGCCCATGTTTTATGGATTGTCAAGCCCCTTGATTTAGATATCATGCCCTTGTCCTTCTTCCCTGTCTTTAAGCTGTGGTTACTTTGGTTTCCTGACCTGCACCTTCTCTCTTCCTACCCACAGGCTCTCAGGAGCAGTCCACAGAGGAGTGTCCTCAAGAGGCTGGGCACAGTGCCAGTTCCCTGATGCTCACCCAGTTCATCTCCAGCCAAGGTAAGCCATCTTGGAGAAATGGGGTGTGCAGAGGGCGGGTCCTGGGGAGAGCAGCTTTCTGTGTGGATGTGCCTCAGCCTAATCCCATGCCCTCTTGCTCGGTGAGGCCAAGCAGCACAGGGACAGCCTCCTGTCCACACTCACCACCAAACTctatctcccttccccactcacagctCTGGCAGAATTGAGCACCGCCATGCACCAGGTTTGGGTCAAGTTTGACATCCGGGGGCACTGCCCCTGCCAAGCTGATGCCCGGGTGTGGGCCACTGGGGATGGGGGCCAGCAGGTAAGAAGCAGGGCATGGGACAGGTGCCAGCACTAGCTGGTTGGCCCCAGGATTGGGCAGTGTGTTTGGAAGTTACTGACCTTGGCAGGGTTTGGCCCGTATCTTTTGATGGGACTGAAGGATATGGAAGCTGGGTAAAATCAAGCTACTTCTCACCTTCCTCTGGGGATTGGGATCCATGGATTGAGCTCTAGCACCTGTCCCACCTCCCTCGCTCCTGCCCAGAGCTCCTGTCCACCTTGTGTGTGTTACAGCTTAGCGTTTGCTGGCGGGTCCTGTCTCTCTACTCAGCCGGCATGGACTCCTGAAGGTGGAGTTTGGACCCACCTTCCCTGTGTGCCTTGCACTTaacacatagcaggcactcagtatgcattttataaactttttataaagttcatgctttcattataaaaatcattcattcaagaaatggcTTATTGAATGCATTTCGTGTGCCTGACAGTGTTACATACCCATGGTGAAAACTACAAGCAAGTAATAGGAAGAAAACAACGGTAGCCCTATAATGCCGCCATTATCATTGTGACATATTTCTTTCCAGGCACTTGCCTGTATATTTATTCAGTCTGTTTTTGTGTATCTTAGATCAGACTGTGTGTGGCATTCCGTAAGCAACTGTTTCCCACCTAATGTTATATCACATAATATTTTGCTCCTTGTAAACACAGTTTTAGGATTTATAAGAGTCTGTTGTTAATACTTGTGGGTTGGGTTGGACTGAGCTgtgtttgccatttttaaatctctggttGGATTGGGGGGGTTGGTGGATGGGTTTAACAGAAGGAGCCGACAGAGAAAACTCCCCCAATTCCACAGTCTTCTTGCAACGGGGATACTGACAGGACCAAGGACATCAAGGAAGGTGAGCAGCCCCCCTGGCCCTCGCTCACACTGTGCATGGGGAGGCTGGGCCAGGGCTGGCATCCCCAGGACAGATGGGAATTGCTTTAGCCagcgcacccctcccccccgccctgcccccaatAATCTTCCTCACTCTTCTCAAGTCATTCCAgatgaaataaatctaaatacaATCTAGGACAAGTCTCCCCACCCCTGTCCAGTCAGAACCCCACTGTGAGCCCCTCCTTTGGAGAGGCAGCGGGAGGCAGACTTGGCCAAGAGATGAGGGCAGACCCTATGGGCTGTGGAGCCTCGAAGGGAAGGGGAAGCCTCTCACCATTTTCCTCCCTGCCAGAGACCCCCGACTCCACGGAGACCCCAGCAGAGGACCGTGCCAGCCGAGGGCCCCTGccttgtccctctctctgtgaacTGCTGGCTTCCACTGCTGTCAAACTCTGCCTGGGGCACGAGAGGATACACATGGCCTTTGCCCCAGTCACTCCTGCCCTGCCCAGTGTGAGCGAGGGCAcagagggaggcctgggggcCCGGGGACAGAGGCTGGGCTGGCCCTCCCTGTGGGGTAAGGCAGGTCCTGAGCTGTTCTgctcctccatccctcccttcacACAGGACGACCGCATCACCAACATCCTGGACAGCATCATCGCACAGGTGGTAGAACGGAAGATCCAGGAGAAAGCCCTGGGGCCGGGGCTGCGGGCTGGGCCAGGCCTGCGCAAAGGCCTGGGCCTACCCCTCTCGCCAGTGCGGCCACGGCTGCCTCCTCCCGGAGCTTTGCTGTGGCTGCAGGAGCCCAGAACTCAGCGAGGCTTCCACCTCTTCCAGGAGCACTGGAGGCAGGGCCAGGTGAGGCTCCTCACCTCCCAGCTCCCCATTCTCATGGCCTTGGTCACCCTCAGGGCCTCAGGGTCACCATCAGGCAGACCTGGTCCATCACACAGAAGGGGCAGCGGGGCTGGTCCCCACACTGGTCTGGTGTCCCTCACAACATGCTCTGGCCTGGCCAAGTTAGGTGCCTGTCCATTCTCCCTgcatcccttttcctttcctcactaCAGCCCGTGTTGGTGTCAGGGATTCAGAGGACACTGCAAGGCAACCTGTGGGAGACGGAAGCTCTTAGAGCACTTGGAGGCCAAGTGCAGGCACTGACCCCCCTTGGACCTCCCCAGCCCACAAGCCTCCACAGTGCAACGTTCTGGGAGGGATTCTCCAGGCCTGAAAGTAAGTGTCCCTGATGTGGGGTATGGGGAGTTGGGAGACTGAGCCAGAGGGCAGCGAAGTCCCATGGTGACCCTGGGGGGCAGCTGgaagcagagcccagggcagaAACTAGACTGTCTTGCTGCCAGGGGGCCGGGGTCCTCTGGACAAGGAGGTTCTCCCCCGGCAAATGGCATGTCTCCTCCTCTAGTTCGCCCAAAGTCAGATGAGGGCTCCGTCCTCCTGCTGCACAGAGCTCTGGGGGACGAGGACACCAGCAGGTGTGTATAGTACCAAGGGCTGGCCCCACCTGCCGAGGCTCTGCCCAGCCCCTTGCTGTCACTTCTCCTTCTTCACCCCCCACCTCAGTGTTCCCTGCTTGCCTCTGGGAGTGACCCCACTAGTGGTGGGCTTTGAGGGGATCTGGGTGCCTGGGTTGAGCCTGCTGGGTATGACCCTGCCCCCTTCAGGATGGAGAACCTGGCTGCCAGCCTGCCACTCCCAGAGTACTGTGCCCACCATGGGAAACTCAACCTGGCTTCCTACCTCCCACCTGGTCCTGCCCTGCGTCCACTGGAGCCCCAGCTGTGGGCAGCGTATGGTGAGTGCTACTCCACCCTGCCCAGCCCTGAGCCCATTCCTGTTACCTCTGGGCCCATGTGTGTCTGTGCCAAAGTCCTGGAGCCCGTGCCCAGCTGTCCCTTTTCTGCCTCCATCAGGTGTGAGCCCACACCGTGGGCACCTGGGAACCAAGAACCTCTGTGTGGAGGTGGCTGACCTGGTCAGTGTCCTGGTACGTGCTGAGGCCCCACTGCCTACCTGGCACCGGGCACAGAAAGGTGGGTCCTGGGccagaagcaggggtggggacaaTCTGCAGATTTCAGCGTGCTGTTTCTGCTTACCCTGGGCCCTCCTGAGCTGTTTTTCTTCCACAGACTTCCTCTCAGGCCTGGACGGGGAGGGGCTCTGGTCTCCAGGCAGCCAGGTCAGCACCGTGTGGCACGTGTTCCGGGCACAGGATGCCCAACGCATCCGCCGCTTTCTCCAGATGGTGAGGAAGGAGCTGGGAGCCCTCTTCCCCTGCGCTGCCCTCATGCTCCCTGGGAGTCGGGGTTCCCagcccaggaagccctccctgttGTGTGTGTTCCATGTgctcactctccctgccccttagGTGAGCTGGACAGCCTTGACTCCCACAGACAGGTACAGAGAAGGCAGACTGGGACCTTATGAGTTGTGTGCTGGGGCacgcagagagagcaggggctgAGGAGGGACCTCATGATGAAATGAAAGCAGGAGCCGTCACAGGCTAGGCACTGTGTAAGAGCCTTGGGTACATTATCTCGGTTAGTCGTCATAACCACCCTGTGTGGCAGGCACTGCTgctttcccattttgcagatgaggatactgaggctaAGTGGTAGAGTGGAGAC
Coding sequences:
- the HR gene encoding lysine-specific demethylase hairless isoform X1 gives rise to the protein MESTPSFLKDAPAWEKIAPENGIVGQESDTLPRDGLRRGALCLGESAPFWRGVLSTPDSWRPPGFPQSPKDTLPLVEGEDPRNGERKASWLGSKEGLRWKEAMLNHPLALCGSACPPRYGPLIPEHNGGHPKSDPVAFRPLHCPFLLETKILEQAPFWMPTCLPPYLVSSLPPERPCDWPLAPHPWVYSGGQPKVPSAFGLGSKGFYHKDPSVLRLAKEPLATVEPGLLGLAPGGRLQRTGEVERPSFHQRDGEAGVSRHQNLCPFLLGHPDAVPQNPWPTCPPGLVHTLGNVWAVPGGGSLGCQLGPSATLRCPSPGPPTTQVGCCSSHPPARDRDLGPCGKCQERLEGGTIGPSESNEEANKTSGPRACPPSHHTKLKKTWLTRHSEQFRCPGGCPGDEENPSAHLQALKRASSPEVQGAGGSPAAKRPPNPFPGSAGQGARDWQEILNSSFGNKVEAEQHDDHRGPQDGRASSLQDPGLQDTPCSAPLACVAQCQSCTHAAGEVGGPACHSRQVLRLPPEGEQHQEEDLAVSSEGGGSGPEAQLSKGLAKHLLSGLGDRLCRLLRREREALAWAQREAGQGPTRTEDNPGIPLCCSSCHRGLFNTHWKCPHCSHRLCVACGRMAGARRARDKAGSQEQSTEECPQEAGHSASSLMLTQFISSQALAELSTAMHQVWVKFDIRGHCPCQADARVWATGDGGQQKEPTEKTPPIPQSSCNGDTDRTKDIKEETPDSTETPAEDRASRGPLPCPSLCELLASTAVKLCLGHERIHMAFAPVTPALPSDDRITNILDSIIAQVVERKIQEKALGPGLRAGPGLRKGLGLPLSPVRPRLPPPGALLWLQEPRTQRGFHLFQEHWRQGQPVLVSGIQRTLQGNLWETEALRALGGQVQALTPLGPPQPTSLHSATFWEGFSRPEIRPKSDEGSVLLLHRALGDEDTSRMENLAASLPLPEYCAHHGKLNLASYLPPGPALRPLEPQLWAAYGVSPHRGHLGTKNLCVEVADLVSVLVRAEAPLPTWHRAQKDFLSGLDGEGLWSPGSQVSTVWHVFRAQDAQRIRRFLQMVCPAGAGNLEPGTPGSCYLDAGLRRRLREEWGVSCWTLLQAPGEAVLVPAGAPHQVQGLVSTVSVTQHFLSPETSALSAQLCHQGPSLPPDHRLLYAQMDWAVFQAVKVAVGTLQEAK
- the HR gene encoding lysine-specific demethylase hairless isoform X2, encoding MESTPSFLKDAPAWEKIAPENGIVGQESDTLPRDGLRRGALCLGESAPFWRGVLSTPDSWRPPGFPQSPKDTLPLVEGEDPRNGERKASWLGSKEGLRWKEAMLNHPLALCGSACPPRYGPLIPEHNGGHPKSDPVAFRPLHCPFLLETKILEQAPFWMPTCLPPYLVSSLPPERPCDWPLAPHPWVYSGGQPKVPSAFGLGSKGFYHKDPSVLRLAKEPLATVEPGLLGLAPGGRLQRTGEVERPSFHQRDGEAGVSRHQNLCPFLLGHPDAVPQNPWPTCPPGLVHTLGNVWAVPGGGSLGCQLGPSATLRCPSPGPPTTQVGCCSSHPPARDRDLGPCGKCQERLEGGTIGPSESNEEANKTSGPRACPPSHHTKLKKTWLTRHSEQFRCPGGCPGDEENPSAHLQALKRASSPEVQGAGGSPAAKRPPNPFPGSAGQGARDWQEILNSSFGNKVEAEQHDDHRGPQDGRASSLQDPGLQDTPCSAPLACVAQCQSCTHAAGEVGGPACHSRQVLRLPPEGEQHQEEDLAVSSEGGGSGPEAQLSKGLAKHLLSGLGDRLCRLLRREREALAWAQREGQGPTRTEDNPGIPLCCSSCHRGLFNTHWKCPHCSHRLCVACGRMAGARRARDKAGSQEQSTEECPQEAGHSASSLMLTQFISSQALAELSTAMHQVWVKFDIRGHCPCQADARVWATGDGGQQKEPTEKTPPIPQSSCNGDTDRTKDIKEETPDSTETPAEDRASRGPLPCPSLCELLASTAVKLCLGHERIHMAFAPVTPALPSDDRITNILDSIIAQVVERKIQEKALGPGLRAGPGLRKGLGLPLSPVRPRLPPPGALLWLQEPRTQRGFHLFQEHWRQGQPVLVSGIQRTLQGNLWETEALRALGGQVQALTPLGPPQPTSLHSATFWEGFSRPEIRPKSDEGSVLLLHRALGDEDTSRMENLAASLPLPEYCAHHGKLNLASYLPPGPALRPLEPQLWAAYGVSPHRGHLGTKNLCVEVADLVSVLVRAEAPLPTWHRAQKDFLSGLDGEGLWSPGSQVSTVWHVFRAQDAQRIRRFLQMVCPAGAGNLEPGTPGSCYLDAGLRRRLREEWGVSCWTLLQAPGEAVLVPAGAPHQVQGLVSTVSVTQHFLSPETSALSAQLCHQGPSLPPDHRLLYAQMDWAVFQAVKVAVGTLQEAK